In Vicinamibacterales bacterium, a single window of DNA contains:
- a CDS encoding PIN domain-containing protein, giving the protein MTWFILARVLFVAAVGFTAGLLQPLASLGLAAGATVLVNVLFGLALAGLIIIFELRLKEAPVTTMLGALLGGVVGLAIAKTIEAALAWADARDGRVAFLRSLILLVLPYLGTVMGARKGEWLEPARLIGLFRAAGPQRRYKVLDTSVIIDGRIADICETGFIDGALVIPQFVLKELQLVADSADALKRNRGRRGLDILQKIQKMSGVEVVISDVDFPEVREVDLKLIELARTLQGKIVTNDFNLNKVAQLRGVEVLNINQLANSLKPVVLPGEIMKVFILKEGKEYNQGVAYLDDGTMVVVDNARRMISKTIDVVVTSVLQTTAGKMIFGRYIESMPSSAVSNPPLQQAGGAQAATNAAGTASSVPSGNVAPKSNGPALAAAPMGGGDKDRAAERK; this is encoded by the coding sequence ATGACGTGGTTCATACTCGCGCGTGTGCTGTTCGTCGCGGCGGTCGGCTTCACGGCCGGCCTGCTCCAGCCGTTGGCCAGCCTCGGGCTCGCGGCGGGCGCGACCGTGCTCGTGAACGTCCTGTTCGGGTTGGCGCTCGCCGGCCTGATCATCATCTTCGAACTCCGCCTCAAGGAGGCCCCGGTCACGACGATGCTCGGGGCGCTGCTCGGTGGCGTCGTCGGCCTGGCGATTGCCAAGACGATCGAGGCGGCGCTCGCCTGGGCAGACGCACGCGATGGTCGGGTCGCGTTCCTGCGTAGTCTGATCCTGCTCGTGCTGCCGTACCTCGGCACCGTCATGGGTGCGCGGAAGGGCGAGTGGCTCGAGCCGGCGCGCCTGATCGGCCTGTTCCGCGCGGCGGGTCCGCAGCGGCGCTACAAGGTGCTCGACACGAGCGTCATCATCGACGGCCGGATCGCCGACATCTGCGAGACCGGCTTCATCGACGGTGCGCTCGTCATCCCACAATTCGTCCTGAAAGAACTCCAGTTGGTGGCGGACTCGGCCGACGCGCTCAAGCGCAACCGCGGCCGACGCGGCCTCGACATCCTGCAGAAGATCCAGAAGATGTCGGGCGTCGAAGTGGTGATCTCCGACGTCGACTTCCCGGAGGTCCGCGAAGTGGACCTCAAGCTGATCGAGCTGGCACGCACGCTCCAGGGCAAGATCGTCACGAACGATTTCAACCTCAACAAGGTGGCGCAACTGCGCGGCGTCGAGGTGTTGAACATCAACCAGCTCGCGAACTCGCTCAAACCGGTCGTGCTGCCCGGCGAGATCATGAAGGTCTTCATCCTCAAGGAAGGCAAGGAGTACAACCAGGGCGTGGCCTACCTCGACGACGGGACCATGGTCGTCGTGGACAACGCGCGGAGGATGATCAGCAAGACGATCGACGTGGTGGTGACGAGCGTCCTCCAGACGACCGCGGGCAAGATGATCTTCGGTCGCTACATCGAGAGCATGCCTTCGTCTGCGGTATCGAATCCGCCCTTGCAGCAGGCGGGAGGCGCGCAGGCGGCCACGAACGCGGCCGGCACCGCATCGTCGGTGCCCTCTGGAAACGTCGCGCCGAAGTCAAACGGCCCCGCGCTCGCCGCCGCACCAATGGGTGGGGGAGACAAAGACAGGGCAGCGGAACGGAAGTGA
- a CDS encoding lysophospholipid acyltransferase family protein: MIPPFHWWRTVFFLIPAIAVYSIVLGTLSIASSLFDRTGFFAHRCARAWSWLILRTTGVEVELHGLERLSPGTTYIFVSNHQSIYDIPIIFWNIPWQLRIIAKASLGKFPFLGWHLSRTGHLLVDRKKPDPLGILKRWKRLVTQGLSLIVFPEGTRSADGTVGRFKGGSFLLAIQAGLPIVPLSVSGSRHVMLKNRLMTCPGHVRLVVHDPIQTTDLEETAAGARDLAKRVREIVRADVDEPVR; encoded by the coding sequence GTGATTCCCCCCTTCCACTGGTGGCGCACTGTCTTCTTTCTCATCCCCGCGATCGCGGTGTACTCAATCGTGCTCGGCACGCTGTCGATCGCGTCGAGCCTGTTCGATCGGACGGGATTCTTCGCGCACCGCTGCGCGCGGGCCTGGTCGTGGCTGATTCTGCGGACGACCGGCGTTGAGGTGGAGCTCCACGGATTGGAGCGTCTCTCGCCCGGCACGACGTACATCTTCGTGTCGAACCACCAGAGCATCTACGATATCCCGATCATCTTCTGGAACATTCCCTGGCAACTGCGGATCATCGCCAAGGCGTCGCTCGGGAAGTTCCCGTTCCTGGGGTGGCACCTGAGCCGGACCGGGCACCTGCTCGTCGACCGGAAGAAGCCGGATCCACTGGGGATTCTGAAGCGCTGGAAGAGACTGGTCACGCAGGGCCTGTCCCTCATCGTGTTCCCGGAGGGGACGCGCAGCGCGGACGGGACGGTCGGGCGGTTCAAGGGCGGCAGCTTCCTCCTGGCAATCCAGGCCGGACTTCCGATTGTGCCGCTGTCGGTCAGTGGCAGCCGCCACGTGATGCTGAAGAACCGGCTCATGACGTGCCCCGGGCACGTGCGGCTGGTGGTCCACGACCCGATCCAGACGACGGACCTCGAAGAGACGGCGGCCGGGGCGCGGGACCTCGCGAAGCGGGTCCGCGAGATCGTCCGCGCGGACGTCGACGAACCTGTCCGCTGA
- a CDS encoding phenylalanine--tRNA ligase beta subunit-related protein: MRLSLSPVLSSVVTLAAVAFDEVAVVEHEPRLDAPLAEAEARVRLEPPAERAAVRAMYRAVGLDPTRRRPSSEALLRRVMGGAPLPRINALVDICNWCSLELQVPYGLYDADRIEGDVELRMGAAGEEYAGIRKDVVHVERRLTLADRLGPFGNPSADSARSMVTTATTRVLAVIYAPRELPSEFVHAALALTASRITEFGGGRETLRLVI; this comes from the coding sequence ATGCGCCTATCCCTCTCTCCTGTGCTTTCGTCGGTCGTCACTCTCGCCGCCGTCGCATTCGACGAGGTTGCCGTCGTCGAGCACGAGCCGCGCCTGGACGCGCCTCTCGCCGAAGCCGAGGCGCGGGTGCGGCTCGAGCCGCCGGCCGAACGGGCGGCCGTGCGGGCGATGTACCGCGCGGTCGGCCTCGACCCGACCAGGCGGCGTCCCTCGTCCGAGGCGCTGCTTCGGCGCGTGATGGGCGGCGCGCCGCTGCCTCGCATCAACGCGCTGGTCGACATCTGCAACTGGTGCTCGCTCGAACTGCAGGTGCCCTACGGCCTGTACGACGCGGACAGGATCGAGGGGGACGTCGAGTTGCGGATGGGCGCAGCCGGCGAAGAGTACGCGGGCATCCGGAAGGACGTCGTCCACGTCGAGCGCCGGCTGACACTGGCCGACCGCCTGGGGCCGTTCGGAAACCCTTCCGCCGATTCGGCGCGAAGCATGGTGACCACCGCCACCACGAGGGTGCTGGCCGTCATCTACGCACCCCGCGAGTTGCCGTCCGAATTCGTGCACGCCGCGCTCGCGCTCACCGCGTCGCGCATCACCGAGTTTGGCGGGGGCCGCGAAACCCTCCGACTCGTCATATAA
- the ispD gene encoding 2-C-methyl-D-erythritol 4-phosphate cytidylyltransferase: MSVSAIIAAGGRGRRLGADVPKQLLSIGGRPMLEWSVRAFLGCGCVDEVVVVVPPDVAEDPPSYLRGVGVKVVAGGLRRQDSVANGFEATSPASDVVVIHDAARPFVDARMIARSIDAARESGAAIAAVAARDTVKWSPAGTGDDRRVIERTLPRESVFLAQTPQAFRREVLRDAVALGRQVDATDEAALAERAGHPVRLIEGSPRNIKVTTREDLAIAEALLDKPGSSRSGLRIGSGYDLHRLVEGRPLILGGVTIPSDRGLAGHSDADALCHAITDAVLGAAAAGDIGQHFPDADERWRGASSTELLRQVVALVAGRGYRVVNVDATLVVERPMLGPYRAAMVARLAEVLGLAPDAVSVKAKTNEGVDAAGRGEAIAVHAVALLERVP; this comes from the coding sequence ATGTCTGTCTCCGCGATCATCGCAGCCGGAGGAAGGGGCCGTCGTCTCGGTGCCGACGTGCCGAAGCAACTGCTGTCGATCGGCGGCCGGCCGATGCTCGAGTGGAGCGTGCGGGCGTTCCTCGGTTGCGGGTGCGTGGACGAGGTGGTCGTTGTCGTGCCGCCCGATGTCGCGGAGGATCCGCCGTCGTACCTGCGAGGCGTCGGCGTGAAGGTGGTGGCCGGCGGGCTGCGGCGCCAGGATTCGGTGGCGAACGGCTTCGAGGCCACGTCGCCGGCGAGCGACGTGGTGGTGATCCACGATGCGGCGCGGCCGTTCGTGGACGCTCGGATGATCGCACGGTCGATCGACGCGGCCCGCGAGTCGGGGGCGGCGATCGCCGCGGTCGCGGCTCGCGACACGGTCAAGTGGTCGCCCGCCGGGACCGGCGATGACCGGCGTGTGATCGAACGGACGCTGCCGCGCGAGTCGGTGTTCCTCGCGCAGACGCCGCAGGCGTTCCGGCGCGAGGTGCTCCGCGACGCTGTGGCGTTGGGGCGTCAGGTGGATGCGACCGACGAGGCCGCGCTGGCGGAACGTGCGGGCCACCCGGTCCGGCTGATCGAGGGATCGCCGCGCAACATCAAGGTGACCACGCGCGAGGATCTCGCGATTGCGGAGGCGCTGTTGGACAAGCCGGGTTCGTCGCGGAGCGGGTTGCGGATCGGGTCGGGGTACGACCTGCACCGGCTGGTCGAAGGACGCCCGCTGATCCTCGGCGGCGTGACGATCCCGAGCGATCGTGGCCTCGCCGGGCACTCGGACGCCGACGCCTTGTGCCACGCGATCACCGATGCGGTGCTCGGCGCGGCCGCCGCCGGCGACATCGGCCAGCACTTTCCGGACGCCGACGAGCGGTGGCGCGGCGCGTCCAGCACCGAGTTGTTGCGGCAGGTGGTGGCGCTGGTCGCCGGCCGGGGCTACCGCGTCGTGAACGTCGACGCGACGCTCGTCGTGGAACGGCCCATGCTGGGGCCGTACCGCGCGGCGATGGTCGCGCGGCTCGCCGAGGTGCTCGGGCTGGCGCCCGACGCCGTG